The Candidatus Tumulicola sp. region GTGCAAGCAGTGTGAGGCGGGCCTCGGCCTGGAGACCGGCCATGAGGTAGTTCCTCATGCTATTGATCGGCGAGGTCGCTGCGCGAGGTGCGCCAGTCAGTAACGAGGCGCGCGAATCGCACCGAAGCCATCGCGCTGGAATACGTGCGACGTCGCGAGCGCGGAAACGAATCTGCACCTCGCGCCAGGCCGGAAAGTACAGCGCCGCTGTATTGGCCTCGGTCACGCGCACGCGCTCGGTTGAATCCGCCGATGCGAGCGCGGCTCCCAGCTTGTCGAACTCGCGCAGATCGGCGCCAAGCCGAACGAGAATTTGGCGCTGACCTTTAAGCTTGCCCGCGATCAGCTCGCGCGCGATGGCAACGTCCAAGCCGTTCGTCACCGCGAGCGCCTGCGCACGGCGGATCGGATCGCGACCTCCCTCGCCGCCGCCAGGCTAAAACGCCCATCTAAAGCCGTCCAAGTCGTACTGCTTGCCAAACCGAGCGAGCTCATGCTACGTTTCGAAATGCGGCCTCGCTACGGGCCGGCTATGGAGGACCTGTGAACTATCGCTTGCCGTTCGGGTTCGTCACACTTTTGATCGCGGTCGCCGGTTGCAGCGGCGTCGCTAATATGCCATCGGCGTCCGCCAATCAAGCGGCGTTCTCCCCGTCGGTGCAGGCCTCCGGGCGAACCGTTCGTTCCCGTCCACGCGGTTCGTCAAGATTTCAGATCATTCACTCGTTCCAGAACAGTGCCGACGGCGGAAACCCCTTTGCCGGCCTGACCGTCGACAGCGCGGGAAACTTTTACGGCACGACAAGCTCGGGCGGCAGCGGTTACGGCACCGCCTTCGAGCTGAAGA contains the following coding sequences:
- the cas1 gene encoding CRISPR-associated endonuclease Cas1; this encodes MRRAQALAVTNGLDVAIARELIAGKLKGQRQILVRLGADLREFDKLGAALASADSTERVRVTEANTAALYFPAWREVQIRFRARDVARIPARWLRCDSRASLLTGAPRAATSPINSMRNYLMAGLQAEARLTLLAHGMCPTLGVLHADQRNRDSFALDAMEPVRAKVDAFLLDLIEGRTFTANDFTELSNGVAGSQRR